The Novosphingobium terrae genome has a window encoding:
- the queC gene encoding 7-cyano-7-deazaguanine synthase QueC: MTNPPKPGDKKAVVLLSGGLDSMVSAGLAREAGYSLYALTIDYNQRHRRELDSATQLAAHLGAVKHVVLPLDLRQFGGSALTDAIDVPKEGVGDDIPVTYVPARNLVFLSLTLAWAEAVGAKDIFIGVNALDYSGYPDCRPEFIEGFEKLADLATKAGAQGAGFRIQAPLQHMTKAQIAQEADRLGLDAGMSWSCYDPQPDGKACGLCDSCRLRLAGFEQAGLVDPLPYAHRPA, translated from the coding sequence ATGACCAATCCCCCCAAACCTGGCGACAAGAAAGCCGTGGTGCTGCTGTCGGGCGGGCTGGACTCGATGGTGTCGGCTGGGCTGGCGCGCGAGGCCGGTTACAGCCTCTATGCGCTGACCATCGACTACAATCAGCGGCATCGCCGCGAGCTGGACTCCGCCACGCAGCTGGCCGCGCATCTGGGCGCGGTGAAGCATGTGGTGCTGCCGCTCGATCTGCGGCAGTTCGGCGGCTCGGCGCTGACCGACGCCATCGATGTGCCCAAGGAGGGCGTGGGCGATGATATTCCCGTCACCTATGTGCCCGCGCGCAATCTGGTGTTCCTCTCGCTGACGCTGGCCTGGGCCGAGGCGGTGGGCGCGAAGGACATCTTCATCGGCGTGAATGCGCTGGATTATTCGGGCTATCCCGATTGCCGCCCGGAGTTCATTGAAGGCTTTGAAAAGCTGGCCGATCTGGCGACCAAGGCCGGGGCGCAAGGCGCCGGTTTCCGCATTCAGGCGCCTTTGCAGCATATGACCAAGGCGCAGATCGCTCAGGAAGCGGACCGTTTGGGGCTGGACGCCGGCATGAGCTGGTCCTGCTACGATCCGCAGCCGGATGGCAAGGCTTGTGGCTTGTGCGATTCCTGCCGCCTGCGTCTGGCTGGCTTCGAGCAGGCCGGTCTGGTCGATCCCCTGCCTTACGCGCACCGCCCGGCCTGA
- a CDS encoding OmpA family protein: MRRLALGLALASTALATPALARDKSWYVEGDAGATIVESNRVVNINASQPAGGSTVGYFNTKTGYDFGGIIGYDFGPFRLETEASYRRASAKKFTTNAGTVYDSANNQASGGTGVLSFMANGLLDFGPDDGLQGFVGGGVGVARVKNAIYTAAPFNNGGVNDSSSGFAYQAIAGIRAPLSKHVDLGLKYRYFAASGANHFVSLQGNPFVERFHSHSLLATLTYNFGSPTPPPPPPPPPPPPPPPPPPPPPPPPPPPAPVCNKGPYIVFFDWDKSDITPQAATILDSAIQAYGNCGSAAISLAGYTDRSGTPKYNLGLSARRNASVRAYLTSHGVADGTISSTAYGEANPRVPTADGVRELQNRRVEITYGPGSGN, encoded by the coding sequence ATGCGCAGACTAGCCCTAGGTTTGGCGCTAGCCTCGACCGCCCTTGCCACGCCCGCTCTGGCGCGTGACAAGTCCTGGTACGTCGAAGGTGATGCCGGTGCGACGATCGTTGAGAGCAATCGCGTCGTGAACATCAACGCCAGCCAGCCCGCTGGCGGCAGCACCGTCGGTTACTTCAACACCAAGACCGGCTACGATTTCGGTGGCATCATCGGTTATGACTTCGGTCCCTTCCGTCTGGAAACCGAAGCCAGCTACCGTCGCGCTTCGGCCAAGAAGTTCACCACCAACGCTGGTACGGTGTATGACTCGGCCAACAACCAGGCTTCGGGCGGCACCGGCGTGCTCAGCTTCATGGCCAACGGCCTGCTGGACTTCGGTCCCGATGACGGCCTGCAGGGCTTCGTCGGCGGCGGTGTCGGCGTGGCGCGCGTCAAGAACGCGATCTACACCGCTGCTCCGTTCAACAACGGTGGCGTGAACGACTCCTCGTCGGGCTTCGCCTATCAGGCGATCGCGGGTATCCGCGCTCCGCTCAGCAAGCATGTCGATCTGGGTCTGAAGTATCGCTACTTCGCCGCTTCGGGCGCGAACCACTTCGTCAGCCTGCAGGGCAACCCCTTCGTCGAGCGTTTCCACTCGCACTCGCTGCTGGCCACGCTGACCTACAACTTCGGGTCGCCGACGCCTCCGCCGCCGCCCCCGCCGCCCCCGCCGCCGCCTCCCCCGCCGCCGCCTCCGCCGCCCCCTCCGCCTCCGCCGCCCCCGGCTCCGGTGTGCAACAAGGGCCCCTACATCGTGTTCTTCGATTGGGATAAGTCGGACATCACGCCTCAGGCTGCCACCATTCTGGACAGCGCGATCCAGGCCTATGGCAACTGCGGTTCGGCGGCGATCTCGCTGGCCGGCTACACCGACCGCTCGGGCACGCCCAAGTACAACCTGGGTCTCTCGGCCCGTCGTAACGCCTCGGTGCGTGCTTACCTCACCTCGCATGGCGTGGCTGACGGCACCATCTCGAGCACCGCTTACGGCGAAGCCAACCCCCGCGTTCCGACCGCCGACGGCGTGCGCGAACTGCAGAACCGTCGCGTGGAAATCACCTACGGTCCGGGTTCGGGCAACTAA